One Serinicoccus chungangensis genomic window carries:
- a CDS encoding PKD domain-containing protein, translating into MTRVQSTRIPGWLIGVLAMALALGGLVPPSPAQAADPELDLSRYSGLTTDTAAVSCWEIKQLNPDSPDGSYWLLTPEMTAPEQFWCDMTTDGGGWVRIGSGRQQWTTSYDGKGDVSELRQAQPPLTRGVQLGSATIDKLIDGRVDRMQDDIRVRRASSSDGSTWQEVRFQFANRDRWVWSMGAEHRLSRWNVGGVSGTGGQTLGFGNGSGLSYVTANILSTQGYNWGFAYGSQVVGQNNDTTYLWSSAAGVGNALPYAEIYIRPRLTTFGSPFASIADGGTAKVENAPAASSAALVNPWGVAGLAGRTGTEGNVEVQAFEQIGNVMFVGGNFRWAQQDANGAGRVERPFLAAFNATSGQFIPGFAPVLNEQVRTLAALPNGQLLVGGDFTSANGQPAQGLVALNPATGASSSTWGVRLENATSPGDVRVEAVDVGSDGYVYLGGSFTHLSGSDGGNRVYARNAGRVAASNGTPNLWNPEFNGTVLDVSASEDGERAYFSGFFDRSGQATAFRAAAVMSDTGALDPVAWNPTWSNANKNYQRAIRQHGDRVWVGGSEHSLFDFSTSTYERLGGSITKRGGDMQAIEIRDGQLFAGCHCNNWVYQDAYTWSDVGSAWNQADTIGWIGQWDPSTGDYVPEFTPEFRTRLGSAIWAIEIADDGTVWGGGDVTSGLTTSGSRWLGGFARWAPRDTTAPGTPGSFRIVSQTASTVTLAWSAVSGTSAYQVLRDDRAVATTGGTSLTVPKGGANRFFVRAADTAGNVSASTRVLETGDGNPAPVPQIDAQTDGLTVSLDGSASSDDGEIVSYAWDLGDGTTSTGPTVEHTYDRTGTYTVSLRVADDEGSFRTATAKIEASIPVPTDVYGASVMVDEPDLYWRLDESSGTYAQDSSQRDRPGVYQGGVTKDQAGALVDNPDRAAAFNGSDGAVVGSPDTAVNDPGAFSVETWFSTTSTRGGKLIGFGNAASGLSGSYDRHIYMRNNGTLTFGVWTGAENTITTTGAYNDGQWHHVVGTQGPDGMALYVDGELVGTHPQTDAQAYTGYWRIGGDRTWSGASSSYFQGSLDEAAVYSTPLAAARVAAHYAAGTAQNAAPTAEFTTSTDDLTLSLDASASADEDGEIVGYAWDFGDGETGEGVTTTHAYAADGTYEVTLTVTDDRGGEATSTQSVSVQGPPNVDPTAQFTTSSDDLVLSLDASASADEDGEIVGYAWDFGDGETGEGVTTTHTFAQAGTYEVTLTVTDDRGGEATSTQDVTVAVQPNVEPTAAFTAETELLEVSVDASSSVDEDGEIVSYVWDFGDGGVGEGVTATHTYASAGTYEVTLTVTDDEGAEVSVSEDVTVSESVEPVTSTVIERDASWSWYYGADAPVAQWKAGGDLAGWQPGAAPLGFGFPQVATDIDVDGPTTDRPRAAYFVREFEVERADRVVSLVLDTVADDGAVIYVNGVEVGRQNMREGEVTHFTYAPSARRRDVALADPLVIEVPVDLLVDGTNVVAAETHLNYRGTRDLSFDLDAEMTTLAAGAGTPNQPPNAGFATVSELLEVSVDASSSVDEDGEIVSYVWDFGDGGVGEGVTATHTYASAGTYEVTLTVTDDEGAEVSVSEDVTVSESVEPVTSTVIERDASWSWYYGADAPVAQWKAGGDLAGWQPGAAPLGFGFPQVATDIDVDGPTTDRPRAAYFVREFEVERADRVVSLVLDTVADDGAVIYVNGVEVGRQNMREGEVTHFTYAPSARRRDVALADPLVIEVPVDLLVDGTNVVAAETHLNYRGTRDLSFDLDAVLSEQPG; encoded by the coding sequence ATGACTAGGGTCCAGAGCACGCGTATCCCCGGCTGGCTGATCGGCGTCCTCGCCATGGCGCTGGCCCTCGGTGGGCTCGTGCCCCCGTCCCCGGCGCAGGCCGCCGATCCGGAGCTCGACCTCTCCCGGTACTCCGGACTCACCACCGACACGGCAGCGGTCTCGTGCTGGGAGATCAAGCAGCTCAACCCGGACTCACCGGACGGCTCCTACTGGCTGCTCACGCCGGAGATGACGGCGCCGGAGCAGTTCTGGTGCGACATGACCACGGACGGCGGGGGCTGGGTCCGGATCGGGAGCGGCCGTCAGCAGTGGACCACCTCCTACGACGGCAAGGGTGACGTCTCCGAGCTGCGGCAGGCGCAGCCGCCGCTGACGCGGGGGGTGCAGCTGGGCTCGGCCACCATCGACAAGCTCATCGACGGTCGGGTGGACCGGATGCAGGACGACATCCGGGTCCGCCGCGCCTCGAGCAGCGACGGCAGCACCTGGCAGGAGGTCCGCTTCCAGTTCGCCAACCGGGACCGCTGGGTGTGGAGCATGGGCGCCGAGCACCGTCTGTCACGGTGGAATGTCGGCGGTGTGAGCGGCACCGGTGGTCAGACGCTCGGCTTCGGCAACGGTTCCGGCCTCAGCTACGTCACCGCCAACATCCTGTCGACGCAGGGCTACAACTGGGGCTTCGCCTACGGCTCCCAGGTCGTCGGTCAGAACAACGACACGACCTACCTCTGGTCCAGCGCCGCCGGGGTCGGCAACGCCCTGCCCTACGCCGAGATCTACATCAGGCCACGCCTCACCACCTTCGGCAGCCCCTTCGCATCCATCGCCGACGGCGGCACCGCCAAGGTCGAGAACGCTCCCGCGGCATCGTCCGCGGCCCTGGTCAACCCGTGGGGGGTCGCCGGTCTCGCCGGCCGGACGGGCACCGAGGGCAACGTCGAGGTGCAGGCGTTCGAGCAGATCGGCAACGTGATGTTCGTCGGCGGCAACTTCCGGTGGGCGCAGCAGGACGCCAACGGTGCCGGTCGTGTCGAGCGCCCGTTCCTCGCCGCCTTCAACGCCACCAGCGGCCAGTTCATCCCCGGCTTCGCCCCGGTCCTCAACGAGCAGGTCCGCACCCTGGCCGCACTCCCGAACGGTCAGCTGCTCGTCGGGGGCGACTTCACCTCCGCCAACGGGCAGCCGGCCCAGGGTCTGGTCGCGCTGAACCCGGCGACCGGTGCGTCGTCGAGCACGTGGGGGGTGCGGCTGGAGAACGCCACATCACCCGGTGACGTGCGCGTCGAGGCCGTCGACGTTGGCAGCGACGGCTACGTCTACCTCGGTGGGAGCTTCACCCACCTCAGCGGCTCCGACGGGGGCAACCGCGTGTATGCCCGCAACGCCGGACGTGTCGCTGCGAGCAACGGCACCCCCAACCTGTGGAACCCCGAGTTCAACGGCACCGTGCTCGACGTCTCCGCCAGCGAGGACGGTGAGCGCGCCTACTTCTCCGGCTTCTTCGACCGGTCCGGGCAGGCCACGGCCTTCCGCGCCGCTGCCGTCATGAGCGACACCGGCGCCCTGGACCCGGTGGCCTGGAACCCCACGTGGAGCAACGCCAACAAGAACTACCAGCGGGCGATCCGTCAGCACGGCGACCGCGTCTGGGTGGGCGGGTCCGAGCACTCCCTCTTCGACTTCTCCACCAGCACCTACGAGCGTCTGGGGGGAAGCATCACCAAGCGCGGTGGCGACATGCAGGCCATCGAGATCCGCGACGGGCAGCTGTTCGCGGGATGTCACTGCAACAACTGGGTCTACCAGGACGCCTACACCTGGTCCGACGTGGGGTCGGCGTGGAACCAGGCCGACACCATCGGCTGGATCGGGCAGTGGGACCCCTCGACCGGTGACTACGTCCCCGAGTTCACGCCGGAGTTCCGCACCCGTCTGGGGTCGGCCATCTGGGCCATCGAGATCGCCGACGACGGCACGGTGTGGGGTGGTGGTGACGTCACGAGCGGGCTGACCACCTCCGGATCCCGCTGGCTCGGCGGGTTCGCCCGTTGGGCACCGCGCGACACGACGGCTCCTGGCACGCCCGGTTCCTTCCGCATCGTCAGCCAGACCGCCAGCACCGTGACCCTGGCCTGGTCGGCCGTCTCCGGCACCTCGGCCTACCAGGTGCTGCGGGACGACCGCGCCGTGGCGACGACCGGGGGCACGTCCCTCACCGTCCCCAAGGGCGGAGCCAACAGGTTCTTCGTGCGCGCTGCCGACACCGCGGGCAACGTGTCCGCCAGCACGAGGGTCCTCGAGACCGGTGACGGCAACCCGGCCCCGGTGCCGCAGATCGATGCGCAGACCGACGGGCTCACCGTCAGCCTCGACGGTTCCGCGTCGAGCGACGACGGCGAGATCGTCTCCTACGCGTGGGACCTCGGTGACGGCACGACGAGCACCGGGCCGACCGTCGAGCACACCTACGACCGCACGGGGACCTACACGGTGTCCCTGCGCGTCGCGGACGACGAGGGCAGCTTCCGGACCGCGACCGCGAAGATCGAGGCGAGCATCCCGGTCCCGACCGACGTCTACGGTGCCTCCGTCATGGTCGACGAGCCGGACCTCTACTGGCGTCTGGACGAGTCGAGCGGCACCTACGCCCAGGACTCCAGCCAGCGTGACCGTCCGGGCGTCTACCAGGGCGGTGTCACCAAGGACCAGGCCGGCGCCCTCGTCGACAACCCCGACCGGGCAGCCGCGTTCAACGGGTCCGACGGCGCGGTGGTCGGCAGCCCCGACACCGCTGTGAACGACCCGGGCGCGTTCTCGGTCGAGACCTGGTTCTCGACCACCAGCACGCGTGGTGGCAAGCTCATCGGCTTCGGCAATGCCGCGTCCGGGTTGTCGGGCAGCTACGACCGGCACATATACATGCGCAACAACGGCACCCTGACGTTCGGTGTCTGGACGGGCGCCGAGAACACCATCACGACCACCGGCGCCTACAACGACGGCCAGTGGCACCACGTGGTCGGCACCCAGGGGCCGGACGGGATGGCGCTCTACGTCGACGGCGAGCTGGTCGGGACCCACCCGCAGACCGACGCCCAGGCCTACACGGGCTACTGGCGGATCGGCGGCGACCGCACCTGGTCCGGCGCCAGCAGCAGCTACTTCCAGGGTTCGCTCGACGAGGCCGCCGTCTACTCGACCCCGCTGGCCGCAGCGAGGGTGGCTGCGCACTACGCCGCCGGAACGGCGCAGAACGCAGCCCCGACCGCCGAGTTCACGACCTCGACCGACGACCTGACGCTGTCGTTGGATGCCTCTGCCAGCGCGGACGAGGACGGCGAGATCGTCGGCTACGCGTGGGACTTCGGTGACGGCGAGACCGGTGAGGGCGTCACGACGACGCACGCCTACGCGGCGGACGGCACCTACGAGGTGACGCTCACCGTGACCGACGACCGCGGTGGTGAGGCCACGAGCACGCAGAGCGTGAGCGTGCAGGGCCCGCCCAACGTCGACCCGACGGCGCAGTTCACGACCTCGAGCGACGACCTGGTGCTGTCGCTGGATGCGTCTGCCAGCGCGGACGAGGACGGCGAGATCGTCGGCTACGCGTGGGACTTCGGCGACGGCGAGACCGGTGAGGGCGTCACGACGACCCACACCTTCGCTCAGGCCGGCACCTACGAGGTGACGCTCACCGTGACCGACGACCGCGGTGGTGAGGCCACCAGCACGCAGGACGTCACCGTGGCGGTCCAGCCCAACGTCGAGCCGACGGCGGCCTTCACCGCCGAGACCGAGCTGTTGGAGGTGTCGGTGGATGCGTCGTCGTCGGTGGACGAGGACGGGGAGATCGTGTCCTACGTCTGGGACTTCGGTGATGGTGGTGTCGGTGAGGGGGTGACGGCGACGCACACGTATGCGTCGGCCGGCACCTACGAGGTGACGTTGACCGTGACCGATGACGAGGGTGCCGAGGTCTCGGTGTCCGAGGACGTGACGGTCTCGGAGAGTGTGGAGCCGGTGACCTCGACGGTGATCGAGCGGGATGCGTCGTGGTCGTGGTACTACGGTGCGGATGCTCCGGTCGCGCAGTGGAAGGCTGGTGGTGACCTGGCCGGGTGGCAGCCTGGTGCGGCGCCGTTGGGCTTCGGGTTCCCGCAGGTGGCGACGGACATCGATGTGGACGGTCCGACGACGGACCGGCCGCGGGCGGCGTACTTCGTGCGGGAGTTCGAGGTCGAGCGTGCGGACCGGGTGGTCTCGTTGGTGCTGGACACGGTGGCCGACGACGGTGCGGTGATCTACGTCAACGGGGTCGAGGTGGGTCGGCAGAACATGCGTGAGGGTGAGGTCACCCACTTCACGTATGCGCCGTCCGCGCGGCGACGCGACGTGGCGCTGGCCGACCCGCTGGTGATCGAGGTGCCGGTCGACCTGCTCGTCGACGGGACCAACGTCGTGGCCGCGGAGACCCACCTGAACTACCGCGGGACCCGGGACCTCAGCTTCGACCTCGACGCCGAGATGACCACCCTGGCTGCGGGGGCAGGCACCCCGAACCAGCCGCCCAACGCCGGCTTCGCGACCGTCTCCGAGCTGTTGGAGGTGTCGGTGGATGCGTCGTCGTCGGTGGACGAGGACGGGGAGATCGTGTCCTACGTCTGGGACTTCGGTGATGGTGGTGTCGGTGAGGGGGTGACGGCGACGCACACGTATGCGTCGGCCGGCACCTACGAGGTGACGTTGACCGTGACCGATGACGAGGGTGCCGAGGTCTCGGTGTCCGAGGACGTGACGGTCTCGGAGAGTGTGGAGCCGGTGACCTCGACGGTGATCGAGCGGGATGCGTCGTGGTCGTGGTACTACGGTGCGGATGCTCCGGTCGCGCAGTGGAAGGCTGGTGGTGACCTGGCCGGGTGGCAGCCTGGTGCGGCGCCGTTGGGCTTCGGGTTCCCGCAGGTGGCGACGGACATCGATGTGGACGGTCCGACGACGGACCGGCCGCGGGCGGCGTACTTCGTGCGGGAGTTCGAGGTCGAGCGTGCGGACCGGGTGGTCTCGTTGGTGCTGGACACGG
- a CDS encoding LamG domain-containing protein, translating to MTADIASVYGATATADRDRWGDAAVRLPAPASGWSAPRAIMRVRHQAQSGDPLAPGSRDFSFGATFKKDQRSSGTTTDNGDNLIQRGLASDPAQYKIEVDGGRVACRVAGDAGAVTVRSTVPVYWHRWYSAECVRDGSTVTLRVTEHLSGGDRVTSSRSSGSIGSLRWSKTRTPLSVGGKLAADGSVIRSATDQFNGVISDPFLDIRS from the coding sequence GTGACCGCTGACATCGCCTCGGTCTACGGGGCGACCGCGACCGCCGACCGCGACCGCTGGGGGGATGCGGCGGTCCGGCTGCCCGCTCCTGCGTCCGGCTGGTCCGCCCCGCGGGCCATCATGCGGGTGCGGCACCAGGCGCAGTCCGGTGACCCGCTCGCGCCCGGCTCGAGGGACTTCAGCTTCGGCGCCACGTTCAAGAAGGACCAGCGCTCCTCGGGGACGACCACGGACAACGGCGACAACCTCATCCAACGGGGTCTGGCCTCCGACCCGGCGCAGTACAAGATCGAGGTCGACGGTGGCCGGGTCGCCTGCCGCGTGGCGGGCGACGCCGGCGCGGTGACGGTCCGGTCCACGGTGCCGGTCTACTGGCACCGGTGGTACTCGGCGGAGTGCGTGCGGGACGGGTCCACGGTGACGTTGCGCGTGACCGAGCATCTCTCCGGAGGGGACCGGGTCACCTCATCCCGGTCGTCCGGCTCGATCGGCTCGCTGCGGTGGTCCAAGACGCGGACGCCGCTCTCCGTGGGCGGCAAGCTGGCTGCTGACGGGTCCGTCATCCGGTCGGCCACCGACCAGTTCAACGGCGTCATCAGCGACCCGTTCCTCGACATCAGGTCCTGA
- a CDS encoding ATP-grasp domain-containing protein: MANDVRTHLIGLLLGAEEDWPRAFESIMSMVGPVQADGATHSISSERVRIHPFDLTDPVRHGLVIDRLAYWYYHPREWLKKASLMNDTYLLNSPFTFQSMEKHSAYVAMLRLGMKIPKTVLVPYKNPVDNVRWAYTAAKYNDPFDLETIAADIGYPLFMKPFDGGGWRGVSKVKDVEGLHKAYDESGNMLMHLQATVDYDKFARALTIGPETMVMDFRPDEPMHNRYAVTHDFLSPQAGWEAETVSKVVNAFFGWEFNSAEMLVAGDEVYPIDYANACPDVAITSLHYYFPWAITALVRWSTYCLVTGRKSAIGVRNPRDYFAIGDDPDRTYTEKMQAYRELADAEFETDRYWEWCEQHLPHLPERVMDWVSSEDFDRLLTDTVRGHYPAHEHEKFIAHFRGLTGMWVTDQRG, translated from the coding sequence ATGGCCAACGACGTGCGCACCCACCTGATCGGTCTGCTGCTCGGGGCGGAGGAGGACTGGCCGCGCGCCTTCGAGTCGATCATGTCCATGGTCGGCCCGGTGCAGGCCGACGGCGCGACGCACTCGATCAGCAGCGAGCGCGTGCGGATCCACCCCTTCGACCTCACCGACCCGGTCCGTCACGGGCTGGTCATCGACCGCCTGGCGTACTGGTACTACCACCCCCGGGAGTGGTTGAAGAAGGCGTCGTTGATGAACGACACCTACCTGCTCAACAGCCCGTTCACCTTCCAGTCGATGGAGAAGCACAGCGCCTACGTCGCGATGCTGCGGCTGGGGATGAAGATCCCCAAGACGGTCCTGGTGCCCTACAAGAACCCGGTCGACAACGTGCGCTGGGCCTACACGGCGGCGAAGTACAACGACCCCTTCGACCTCGAGACCATCGCCGCCGACATCGGCTACCCGCTCTTCATGAAGCCCTTCGACGGCGGCGGCTGGCGCGGCGTCTCCAAGGTCAAGGACGTCGAGGGTCTGCACAAGGCCTACGACGAGTCCGGCAACATGCTCATGCACCTGCAGGCGACGGTCGACTACGACAAGTTCGCCCGGGCCCTGACGATCGGCCCGGAGACGATGGTCATGGACTTCCGACCGGACGAGCCGATGCACAACCGGTATGCCGTGACCCACGACTTCCTCTCCCCGCAGGCAGGGTGGGAGGCCGAGACGGTGAGCAAGGTCGTCAACGCCTTCTTCGGGTGGGAGTTCAACTCCGCCGAGATGCTCGTCGCCGGCGACGAGGTCTACCCCATCGACTACGCCAACGCCTGCCCCGACGTCGCGATCACCTCGTTGCACTACTACTTCCCCTGGGCCATCACCGCCCTCGTGCGCTGGTCGACCTACTGCCTCGTCACCGGCCGCAAGTCGGCCATCGGCGTGCGCAACCCGCGCGACTACTTCGCCATCGGCGACGACCCGGACCGCACCTACACCGAGAAGATGCAGGCCTACCGCGAGCTCGCCGACGCCGAGTTCGAGACCGACCGCTACTGGGAGTGGTGCGAGCAGCACCTGCCGCACCTGCCCGAGCGGGTCATGGACTGGGTGTCCTCGGAGGACTTCGACCGCCTGCTCACGGACACCGTGCGCGGGCACTACCCGGCGCACGAGCACGAGAAGTTCATCGCGCACTTCCGCGGTCTGACGGGGATGTGGGTGACCGACCAGCGGGGATGA
- a CDS encoding ArsR/SmtB family transcription factor has translation MTAFDVLGDPVRRRLLEHLALGGEISAGGLVALAQEEFTVSQPAVSQHLRVLREGGLVSTRADGRRRLYALEPGPLAEAERWLAELRGFWSQRLDALETELARGRLRHRADGSTDEADTADDTTRRMA, from the coding sequence ATGACAGCCTTCGACGTCCTGGGCGACCCGGTGCGGCGCAGGCTGCTGGAGCACCTGGCCCTCGGCGGGGAGATCTCCGCCGGTGGACTGGTCGCCCTCGCGCAGGAGGAGTTCACGGTCAGCCAGCCGGCCGTGTCCCAGCACCTGCGGGTGCTGCGCGAGGGCGGGCTGGTCAGCACACGGGCGGACGGCCGACGCCGCCTCTACGCGCTGGAGCCCGGCCCCCTGGCCGAGGCGGAGCGCTGGCTGGCCGAGCTGCGCGGCTTCTGGTCGCAACGCCTGGACGCGCTGGAGACAGAGCTGGCCCGCGGGCGCCTGCGGCACCGGGCGGACGGCAGCACCGACGAGGCGGACACCGCCGACGACACGACACGGAGGATGGCATGA
- a CDS encoding SRPBCC family protein translates to MKDLLDELTQVDRSTGVGTVPAGPAQVVTLSRRYAATPAELWDALTDPDRLARWFLPVEGDLSLGGRFAFTGNAGGVVRACEPHHRLLVTWEMGPTGPEDASLVEVLLEEAGDESAGTVLTLTHRAQTPPEMWDQFGPGAIGVGWDGALLGLALHLAGAQLPAAEELDRDPAVREFNAASARAWGQAQRAAGTAPEVVEANVAATTAFYVPPQGG, encoded by the coding sequence ATGAAGGACCTGCTGGACGAGCTGACACAGGTGGACCGGTCGACGGGCGTGGGCACCGTGCCCGCCGGGCCCGCGCAGGTGGTGACCCTCTCGCGCCGCTACGCCGCGACCCCGGCGGAGCTGTGGGACGCCCTGACCGACCCCGACCGGTTGGCCCGATGGTTCCTCCCGGTGGAGGGCGACCTGAGCCTCGGAGGACGGTTCGCCTTCACCGGGAACGCCGGCGGGGTCGTCCGCGCCTGCGAGCCGCACCACCGGCTGCTGGTGACCTGGGAGATGGGCCCCACCGGACCGGAGGACGCGTCGCTCGTCGAGGTGCTGCTGGAGGAGGCCGGGGACGAGTCCGCGGGCACCGTGCTCACGCTGACCCACCGCGCGCAGACCCCGCCCGAGATGTGGGACCAGTTCGGGCCCGGCGCCATCGGCGTCGGCTGGGACGGGGCCCTGCTCGGGCTGGCGCTCCACCTGGCCGGTGCCCAGCTGCCCGCGGCCGAGGAGCTGGACCGGGACCCGGCCGTCCGCGAGTTCAACGCCGCCTCCGCGAGGGCCTGGGGCCAGGCGCAGCGGGCGGCAGGCACGGCGCCTGAGGTGGTCGAGGCCAACGTCGCGGCGACCACCGCCTTCTACGTTCCGCCGCAGGGCGGCTGA
- a CDS encoding DUF3817 domain-containing protein, producing MTSPGPGRLLRVLADAEAVTWSLLLLGMALKYLTRTTDLGVSIAGPIHGFVFLAYCVVVVVVAVDQRWGARTLVLGLFSAVPPFVTIPFEQSVRRRGLAGGEWRLRESAVARTLPERALHGVLRRPVLWAAVALVGVAVVFAVLLRLGPPVG from the coding sequence ATGACCTCCCCCGGACCCGGCCGGCTGCTCCGTGTCCTCGCCGACGCCGAGGCGGTGACCTGGTCGCTCCTGCTGCTCGGTATGGCGTTGAAGTACCTCACCCGGACGACCGACCTCGGGGTGAGCATCGCCGGTCCCATCCACGGCTTCGTCTTCCTCGCCTACTGCGTGGTGGTCGTCGTGGTGGCCGTCGACCAGCGCTGGGGCGCCAGGACGCTCGTCCTGGGGCTCTTCAGCGCGGTGCCACCCTTCGTCACCATCCCCTTCGAGCAGTCCGTACGCCGGCGAGGGCTGGCGGGAGGGGAGTGGCGGCTGCGGGAGTCCGCGGTGGCGCGCACCCTCCCCGAGCGGGCCCTGCACGGGGTCCTGCGACGGCCGGTGCTCTGGGCGGCCGTCGCCCTCGTCGGGGTCGCCGTCGTGTTCGCCGTCCTCCTGCGCCTGGGGCCGCCGGTCGGCTGA
- a CDS encoding esterase family protein: MEREQVDLDTQGVGRGAIIRYGHYGRPVLVFPSEAGRAWDFENNGMIEAVADLLGEGRIKLYCVDSFDHLTWSDNSLPTEERARRHGAYERWILDTVVPLIDEDSPGHRSIVTVGASMGGFHAVNFALKRPDVFGVGISLSGNFDPSSWHGWGELGEATYFNNPTAYVAGMEGEHLQWVRENASILIVVGQGAFEVHPTQSLPGAHRMAGILADKGIPHELDLWGHDSAHDWPWWRKQLAHHLPRFC, translated from the coding sequence ATGGAGCGCGAGCAGGTCGATCTCGACACCCAGGGCGTCGGGCGTGGCGCGATCATCCGCTACGGCCACTACGGCCGTCCGGTGCTGGTCTTCCCGTCCGAGGCCGGTCGGGCGTGGGACTTCGAGAACAACGGGATGATCGAGGCGGTCGCGGACCTGCTGGGGGAGGGCCGCATCAAGCTCTACTGCGTCGACTCCTTCGACCACCTCACCTGGAGCGACAACAGCCTGCCGACGGAGGAGCGGGCGCGTCGGCACGGCGCCTACGAGCGGTGGATCCTCGACACGGTGGTGCCGCTCATCGACGAGGACTCGCCGGGTCACCGGAGCATCGTCACGGTCGGCGCCAGCATGGGCGGCTTCCACGCGGTGAACTTCGCCCTCAAGCGGCCCGACGTCTTCGGGGTCGGGATAAGCCTGTCCGGCAACTTCGACCCCAGCTCCTGGCACGGGTGGGGCGAGCTGGGGGAGGCCACCTACTTCAACAACCCCACGGCCTACGTCGCGGGGATGGAGGGCGAGCACCTGCAGTGGGTGCGCGAGAACGCCAGCATCCTCATCGTCGTCGGGCAGGGCGCCTTCGAGGTGCACCCGACCCAGTCGCTGCCCGGCGCGCACCGGATGGCCGGGATCCTGGCGGACAAAGGCATCCCGCACGAGCTCGACCTGTGGGGGCACGACAGCGCCCACGACTGGCCGTGGTGGCGCAAGCAGCTCGCCCACCACCTGCCCCGCTTCTGCTGA
- a CDS encoding sensor histidine kinase, with amino-acid sequence MSSETHGSLDIRHGPGWRMLIRGLGLLAIVVATVFDLGTTGVLIDDLYLVGGGMAPAWIGTTLVLLMTALMVVRYRYPVAALLGVAGISIGLTLVLEYAQPIFCLLVVIHSAARRGGLWRWWGSLALGLVQVPLIVRNVAKSFENPDLGNLLTTTTFFVALVFAAWGAGTVERYTHHRTTALHDELDVRSERAAHAERQRIARELHDIVAHSVSAMMMQAAGARAMAGSLDRDHPGDQRIGTVMRSLGTIESTGAQSMRELHRLLGVLRGEALAEAGSGSLALGQESGVQPGLGDLDGLVDLSRSSGLLVEVHRTGEQREVDPSVGAAAYRVVQESLTNALKHAGRGALVDIYVAWHGSELQIQVRCRGSRDPDRTDIPNGGTGLRGLRERVGLVGGHFEAGWAGEEYVGTAVLPTGPTEHPLSPPAREVRRP; translated from the coding sequence ATGAGCAGCGAGACGCACGGCTCCCTGGACATCCGGCACGGACCCGGGTGGCGCATGCTCATCCGCGGGCTCGGCCTGCTCGCCATCGTCGTGGCCACCGTCTTCGACCTCGGCACGACCGGGGTCCTCATCGACGACCTCTACCTCGTCGGTGGCGGGATGGCGCCGGCCTGGATCGGCACCACCCTGGTGCTGCTCATGACGGCCCTCATGGTCGTGCGCTACCGCTACCCGGTGGCCGCGCTGCTCGGTGTGGCCGGCATCAGCATCGGCCTCACGCTCGTCCTGGAGTACGCCCAGCCCATCTTCTGCCTGCTCGTCGTCATCCACTCGGCGGCACGACGGGGAGGGCTCTGGCGCTGGTGGGGCTCGTTGGCCCTGGGTCTGGTCCAGGTGCCGCTCATCGTGCGCAACGTCGCCAAGTCCTTCGAGAACCCCGACCTCGGCAACCTGCTGACCACCACCACCTTCTTCGTGGCGCTGGTCTTCGCGGCGTGGGGGGCGGGGACGGTCGAGCGCTACACGCACCACCGCACCACGGCGCTGCACGACGAGCTGGACGTGCGGTCCGAGCGGGCCGCGCACGCCGAGCGGCAGCGCATCGCCCGGGAGCTGCACGACATCGTGGCGCACTCCGTCAGCGCCATGATGATGCAGGCCGCCGGGGCCCGGGCGATGGCCGGCTCGCTGGACCGCGACCACCCCGGGGACCAGCGCATCGGGACGGTCATGAGGTCGCTGGGGACCATCGAGTCGACCGGGGCCCAGAGCATGCGCGAGCTGCACCGACTGCTGGGCGTGCTGCGCGGTGAGGCGCTGGCCGAGGCCGGCTCGGGCAGCCTCGCCCTGGGTCAGGAGTCGGGGGTCCAGCCCGGGCTGGGTGACCTGGACGGCCTGGTCGACCTGAGCCGCAGCAGCGGGCTCCTCGTCGAGGTCCACCGCACCGGCGAGCAGCGCGAGGTCGACCCCTCCGTGGGTGCGGCGGCCTACCGCGTCGTCCAGGAGTCGCTGACCAACGCGCTCAAGCACGCCGGCCGGGGGGCGCTGGTCGACATCTACGTCGCCTGGCACGGCTCCGAGCTGCAGATCCAGGTGCGCTGCCGCGGCAGCCGGGACCCGGACCGGACAGACATCCCCAACGGCGGCACCGGGCTGCGCGGTCTGCGCGAGCGGGTGGGCCTGGTGGGCGGCCACTTCGAGGCCGGGTGGGCCGGCGAGGAGTACGTCGGGACGGCCGTCCTGCCGACGGGCCCGACCGAGCACCCGCTGAGCCCGCCGGCGCGCGAGGTGAGGCGACCGTGA